In Paenibacillus ihbetae, the following are encoded in one genomic region:
- a CDS encoding alpha/beta fold hydrolase: protein MPMIDMPLAELRQYQGTNPKPADFDAYWDRALMELRSVEPMVELVASDFQTPQAECFDMYYNGVRGARIHAKYLRPRDLEQPHPAVLLFHGYSGNAGDWSDKLSYVSLGYSVLAMDCRGQGGLSEDTGGVKGTTLNGHIVRGLDDHPDQLLFRQIFLDTAQLARVAFELPETDVSRVYATGGSQGGALTLACAALEPRIRKLAAVFPFLCDYKRVWEIDLAKDAYQELRTFFRYHDPLHEREEEMFTKLGYIDLQFLAERIRGEVLMLVGLMDTVCPPSTQFAAYNKMTAKKQLVIYPDYGHEHLPAANDKVMQFLLNP, encoded by the coding sequence ATGCCAATGATTGATATGCCGCTTGCGGAGCTGCGGCAGTACCAAGGAACGAATCCGAAGCCGGCGGACTTCGATGCGTATTGGGACCGGGCGCTTATGGAGCTTCGCAGCGTCGAGCCGATGGTCGAGCTGGTTGCGAGCGACTTTCAGACGCCGCAAGCGGAGTGCTTCGATATGTATTACAACGGCGTCAGGGGTGCGCGAATCCATGCCAAGTATTTGCGGCCTAGAGACCTGGAACAACCGCATCCCGCCGTATTGTTATTCCACGGGTACAGCGGGAACGCAGGGGATTGGAGCGACAAGCTAAGCTACGTGTCACTCGGCTATTCCGTGCTGGCCATGGACTGCCGGGGGCAGGGAGGACTTTCCGAGGATACCGGAGGGGTAAAAGGGACGACCTTGAACGGCCACATCGTTCGGGGATTGGATGATCATCCCGACCAGCTGTTGTTCCGGCAAATTTTCCTGGATACGGCCCAGCTTGCCAGAGTGGCCTTCGAGCTGCCGGAGACCGATGTTTCCCGCGTGTATGCCACCGGCGGATCACAAGGAGGAGCGCTCACGCTCGCCTGTGCGGCACTGGAGCCGCGAATCCGCAAGCTTGCCGCGGTGTTTCCATTCCTATGCGATTACAAGAGGGTGTGGGAAATAGATCTGGCCAAGGATGCATACCAAGAACTGCGGACCTTCTTCCGCTATCATGACCCGCTTCATGAGCGTGAGGAGGAAATGTTCACGAAGCTTGGTTATATCGATTTGCAGTTTCTTGCAGAACGTATCCGCGGCGAGGTTTTGATGCTGGTCGGTCTCATGGATACGGTCTGTCCGCCTTCTACGCAATTTGCAGCCTATAACAAAATGACGGCAAAGAAACAGCTTGTCATCTATCCGGACTACGGGCACGAGCATTTGCCGGCGGCCAACGACAAGGTGATGCAATTTTTGCTGAATCCATAA
- a CDS encoding extracellular solute-binding protein, translating into MRKRKAFRYSLVMLMISALLLSACSNGSSGTTDPGQTAGEQESSEKGPVTLRVLVMETGAKWNSHQDSAVVKEIADKIGVKIEYVEADENKFNVLLAGGDLPDIVRTDVNKFQKQLIEGDLIIPMDDMLAEHGKDITANIPTVVDYSRKNWSNGTGKLYFLPPQVQSKPGESIAPITIGPTIRWDWYKEIGAPPIGTMDDLLDVVDQIVQKHPQTEDGKKVYGVSMWQDWGLWPYLIPPLIFTEMSGATSDLTAATVGGHEFISVLTDESSNFWVAMDFYNKAHRRGLLDPDSLTMKNNDYMAKATAGQIVVGPATWAMGDYNSQNADKGKGYLVVPAGKMAWTGAVNPLGWQDKAYSISKSSKHPEKAMDFLNYIFSYEGARTMYNGIEGTHWSKVDGKPTPTEETLALKAAGGAPYEATGLSLDRNIIGLGSDMINPNDGQPVDLFTSEEALSKAATTLEKDFAEYFGASYAGEVFKKQIEEGKLRTFTSWMDGMSDEEIIKRNTVPGVTLSDDLKKKEAELKELAAREAAKIILSKDEAAFEANKQTALEAFRKAGADDFTKWYNEEVAKLRAAHGL; encoded by the coding sequence ATGAGAAAACGTAAAGCGTTCCGTTATTCGCTCGTCATGCTCATGATTTCAGCCTTGCTGCTGTCCGCATGCTCAAACGGGTCAAGCGGAACTACGGATCCGGGCCAAACCGCCGGGGAACAGGAAAGCTCGGAGAAAGGGCCGGTCACCCTGCGCGTCCTGGTCATGGAAACGGGAGCGAAATGGAACAGCCATCAGGACAGCGCTGTCGTCAAAGAAATCGCCGATAAGATCGGCGTCAAGATCGAGTACGTGGAGGCAGACGAAAATAAATTCAACGTACTGCTGGCGGGCGGCGATCTGCCGGATATCGTCCGTACGGACGTCAATAAGTTCCAGAAGCAGCTGATCGAAGGCGACCTGATCATCCCGATGGACGATATGCTGGCAGAGCACGGAAAGGATATCACCGCCAATATCCCAACCGTCGTCGACTACAGCAGAAAGAACTGGAGCAACGGAACCGGCAAGCTGTATTTCCTGCCGCCCCAGGTTCAATCCAAGCCGGGAGAGTCGATTGCACCGATCACGATCGGGCCTACGATCCGGTGGGATTGGTACAAGGAGATCGGCGCGCCTCCGATCGGTACGATGGACGATCTGCTCGACGTTGTCGATCAAATTGTACAGAAGCATCCGCAAACCGAGGACGGCAAGAAGGTGTACGGCGTTTCGATGTGGCAGGACTGGGGCTTGTGGCCTTACTTGATTCCGCCGCTTATCTTTACCGAGATGTCCGGCGCGACGAGCGATTTGACGGCTGCAACCGTTGGCGGGCATGAGTTTATCAGCGTGCTGACAGATGAATCGTCCAATTTCTGGGTGGCGATGGATTTCTACAATAAGGCGCATCGCAGAGGGCTGCTGGATCCTGATTCGCTGACCATGAAGAACAACGATTATATGGCAAAAGCAACGGCGGGGCAGATCGTTGTCGGACCGGCGACGTGGGCAATGGGGGATTATAACTCCCAGAACGCGGACAAAGGCAAAGGATATCTTGTGGTTCCTGCCGGCAAAATGGCATGGACCGGAGCCGTCAACCCGCTGGGCTGGCAGGATAAGGCCTACAGCATTTCCAAGAGCTCGAAGCACCCGGAGAAAGCGATGGATTTCCTGAACTATATCTTTTCGTATGAGGGAGCGAGAACGATGTATAACGGCATTGAAGGCACCCATTGGAGCAAGGTTGACGGAAAGCCGACACCGACGGAGGAGACGCTTGCGCTTAAAGCGGCAGGCGGTGCGCCATACGAGGCAACGGGACTGTCCTTGGACCGGAATATCATCGGTCTTGGCAGCGACATGATCAATCCGAACGACGGTCAGCCGGTGGATCTCTTCACGTCCGAAGAGGCGCTGTCCAAGGCAGCGACCACGCTGGAGAAAGACTTCGCGGAATATTTCGGTGCTTCCTATGCCGGGGAAGTGTTCAAGAAGCAGATCGAGGAAGGCAAACTCAGAACGTTCACGTCCTGGATGGACGGCATGTCCGATGAGGAAATCATCAAGCGCAACACGGTGCCTGGCGTCACGCTCAGCGACGATCTCAAGAAGAAGGAAGCCGAGCTGAAGGAGCTTGCCGCCCGCGAAGCGGCAAAAATCATATTGTCCAAGGACGAGGCGGCCTTTGAAGCGAATAAGCAAACGGCGCTGGAAGCATTCCGGAAGGCGGGTGCAGATGATTTCACAAAATGGTACAACGAGGAAGTTGCCAAATTGCGGGCAGCTCACGGACTGTAA
- a CDS encoding carbohydrate ABC transporter permease: MISQAKITVNRRRKRLDWKDAVISSINYLLLLLLVVITIYPFYYIFIYSVSDPIEAQKGVYLWPAGFSLEAYQATIKLPGIADSAIVSVSRTILGTLITVFSCSFFAYLITKNEMPMRKAIYRFVLITMYFNAGFIPWYLTMKTYGLQNNFLLYIIPSAISGFNIILIKTFIEQLPASLEESAKIDGAGYFKIYTSIIFPLSMPIIATIAVFSAVGQWNTWFDNFFLVENPKLQTLQLVLYNFLNQSSNLSNMSTEQLTRGDLVRTITPQSIRMTITMIVTLPIVLVYPMLQRYFVKGIMMGAVKG, from the coding sequence ATGATTTCACAAGCCAAGATTACCGTAAATCGCCGCAGAAAGCGTCTTGATTGGAAGGACGCGGTCATCAGCTCCATCAATTATCTGCTCCTGCTGCTGCTCGTGGTGATCACAATCTACCCGTTTTACTATATCTTCATTTATTCCGTGAGCGATCCCATCGAAGCACAGAAAGGCGTTTATTTATGGCCTGCAGGATTTTCCCTGGAAGCGTACCAAGCCACGATCAAGCTTCCGGGCATTGCGGATTCCGCCATCGTCTCGGTCTCGCGTACGATTCTGGGGACGCTCATTACCGTGTTCAGCTGCTCGTTCTTCGCTTATCTGATCACCAAGAACGAGATGCCGATGCGCAAAGCCATCTACCGTTTCGTGCTGATCACGATGTATTTCAATGCAGGGTTTATCCCATGGTATCTGACGATGAAGACCTACGGGCTGCAAAATAATTTTCTGCTGTATATCATCCCGAGCGCGATATCAGGCTTCAACATCATCTTGATCAAGACGTTTATCGAGCAGCTGCCGGCCTCGCTTGAGGAATCCGCGAAGATCGACGGAGCAGGGTATTTCAAGATTTATACGAGCATCATCTTTCCGCTCTCCATGCCGATCATCGCGACCATCGCGGTATTCTCGGCCGTCGGTCAATGGAACACGTGGTTCGACAACTTCTTTCTCGTCGAAAATCCGAAGCTGCAGACGCTCCAGCTCGTACTGTACAACTTCCTGAACCAATCGAGCAACCTGTCGAATATGTCAACCGAGCAGCTGACGCGGGGAGATCTGGTGCGCACGATTACCCCGCAATCGATTCGAATGACGATCACCATGATCGTAACGCTGCCGATCGTCCTGGTGTACCCGATGCTGCAGCGGTATTTCGTCAAAGGCATCATGATGGGCGCGGTTAAAGGCTAA
- a CDS encoding ABC transporter permease, which produces MEYTQTAKPLKKSRKNKLYRRDGIILLLLALPFILFAFAFSYVPLFGWIYAFFDYRPGIPLSQAAFLGLENFRNMFDDPRMGPVLINTLALSFLSILTAPIPMLLAIMISEVRAGWFKRLVQTVSTLPNYISWIIVFSLAFSMFSTEGAVNSIMLKTGIGSPPVDVLGNYDRVWTVQTLLLLWKSVGWSAIIYLAAIVSIDSEQYDAAKVDGAGRLRSIWYITIPSIMPTFIVLLLLSISNLMSAGFEQYLVFSNVMIADRIEVLDLYVYRLGLVTGDYSYSTAVGIFKTVISVVLLFSVNFLSKKFRGQGIV; this is translated from the coding sequence ATGGAGTATACGCAGACCGCAAAGCCCTTGAAGAAGAGCAGAAAAAACAAGCTCTATCGCAGGGACGGCATCATCCTCCTGCTGCTGGCCCTCCCGTTCATCCTGTTTGCCTTTGCATTCAGCTACGTTCCGCTGTTCGGCTGGATCTATGCTTTCTTTGACTATCGCCCCGGCATCCCGCTCAGTCAGGCAGCCTTTCTCGGGCTGGAGAATTTCCGCAACATGTTCGACGATCCCCGGATGGGGCCCGTGCTCATCAATACGCTGGCACTGAGCTTCCTGTCAATCCTGACTGCCCCGATTCCGATGCTGCTGGCGATCATGATCTCCGAGGTGCGCGCCGGCTGGTTCAAGCGGCTGGTGCAAACCGTATCGACGCTGCCCAATTACATCAGCTGGATCATCGTCTTCTCGCTGGCTTTCAGCATGTTCAGCACGGAGGGTGCCGTCAACTCGATCATGCTAAAGACGGGGATCGGCAGCCCGCCCGTCGACGTGCTGGGCAATTACGACCGGGTATGGACGGTCCAGACGCTGCTTCTGCTGTGGAAGTCTGTCGGCTGGAGCGCGATCATCTACTTGGCCGCTATTGTCAGCATCGACAGCGAGCAATACGACGCCGCCAAGGTGGACGGAGCCGGGCGTCTCCGCTCAATCTGGTATATCACGATTCCGAGCATCATGCCGACCTTCATCGTGCTGCTGCTGCTGTCGATCAGCAATCTGATGTCAGCGGGCTTCGAGCAGTATCTCGTCTTCAGCAACGTTATGATCGCTGACCGGATTGAAGTGTTGGACCTGTACGTATACCGCTTGGGGCTTGTTACCGGTGACTATTCCTACTCCACGGCCGTGGGCATATTCAAGACGGTCATCAGTGTCGTGCTGCTCTTCAGCGTCAATTTCTTGTCCAAGAAATTCAGGGGCCAAGGCATTGTATAA
- a CDS encoding cache domain-containing sensor histidine kinase produces MRPVFRFQQLRTQLIVYITVVSLAVLAGASYFIFSFMQNMIKDQNEKLLFQQFQQLDHNISSLVSEIDRLSMLFLRDDKIQQLLYKISEKTEVEFLESKNDVQDVIADFIDNYNYIDSIYITADNLGAVGGSQTRTLVYSKEEWERSFFTSEPFHKTLERYPELIIHSGIKKSFYNPYLTGSDDGHLVSLMRGTRAIYDPLTSATLIFNIDERYLASIYATALDQEQGDMYIVDEDGKIASASRPELVGTHSTFRPPAGEEGGYGSYDDRTDDRSVQVVYYRMHEAGWYLLKEIPLSQYTDQIFVVQRMLVIVLLLSVAVIFIVSYFWLRKIIKPLHLLSTKMKDMSRGELGVTLSDIPNNELGTVIRRFNEMSLAMVELIDKNNEIQEKKRELEIEALQYQINPHFLYNTLNMIRWMAVIVKADNIVQTIVALGNILRPVFSSKDPMCLLRDELSYLENYIKIINMRFNNSISIEMDVADDLLDCLVPRFILQPLVENSITSGRKQEEYAIHIRIGAEIRDDTLHLIVSDSGAGIEPGRLEELNRQLEKGEAPLSTGGGSGIGLNNVNKRIHLYFGPGYGVRFHPRSSGAEVVVTLPIQHN; encoded by the coding sequence ATGAGGCCCGTTTTCCGGTTTCAGCAGTTAAGGACGCAGCTGATTGTGTACATTACGGTAGTCAGTCTTGCCGTCTTGGCCGGCGCTTCCTATTTTATCTTCTCGTTCATGCAGAATATGATCAAGGATCAGAACGAGAAGCTGCTATTCCAGCAATTTCAGCAGCTTGACCACAATATCAGCAGCCTCGTCAGCGAGATTGACCGGCTGTCGATGCTGTTTCTCCGGGATGACAAGATCCAGCAGCTGCTGTACAAAATCTCGGAGAAGACGGAAGTGGAGTTTTTGGAATCGAAGAACGATGTGCAGGATGTCATTGCGGACTTTATCGATAATTACAATTATATCGATTCCATTTATATTACCGCGGACAATCTTGGGGCTGTAGGCGGCAGTCAGACCAGGACCCTCGTGTATTCCAAGGAAGAGTGGGAACGCAGCTTTTTCACATCGGAGCCGTTTCATAAGACGCTCGAACGATACCCTGAGCTCATCATTCATTCCGGTATCAAAAAATCGTTCTACAATCCCTACCTGACCGGATCCGACGACGGCCATCTCGTCAGTTTGATGCGCGGAACGAGGGCGATCTATGATCCGCTGACGAGCGCTACGCTGATCTTCAACATCGATGAACGATACCTGGCCTCCATTTATGCGACCGCTCTTGATCAGGAGCAGGGGGATATGTATATCGTCGATGAGGACGGGAAGATTGCTTCGGCTAGCCGGCCGGAGCTTGTCGGCACGCACAGCACGTTTCGTCCTCCAGCCGGGGAGGAGGGCGGGTACGGAAGTTACGACGACCGAACCGATGACCGCAGCGTGCAGGTCGTGTATTACCGCATGCATGAAGCCGGCTGGTACCTGCTGAAGGAAATTCCGCTCAGTCAATATACGGACCAGATTTTCGTCGTGCAGCGGATGCTTGTGATCGTGCTCCTGCTGAGCGTGGCCGTCATATTTATCGTCTCCTACTTCTGGCTCCGGAAGATCATCAAGCCTCTTCACCTGCTATCGACGAAAATGAAGGATATGAGCCGCGGCGAGCTGGGGGTGACCTTGAGCGATATTCCGAATAACGAGCTTGGCACCGTCATCAGGCGATTCAATGAAATGTCGCTAGCCATGGTGGAGTTGATCGACAAAAATAATGAAATCCAGGAGAAGAAGCGTGAGCTTGAAATCGAAGCGCTCCAATATCAGATCAATCCCCACTTCCTTTATAATACGCTGAACATGATCCGCTGGATGGCCGTCATCGTCAAAGCCGACAACATCGTCCAGACCATCGTGGCGCTCGGCAATATATTGAGGCCGGTATTTTCGAGCAAGGATCCGATGTGTCTGCTCCGCGACGAGCTGAGCTATCTTGAGAACTACATCAAAATTATTAACATGCGGTTCAACAACAGCATCAGCATCGAGATGGACGTGGCGGACGACTTACTGGATTGCCTGGTGCCGAGATTCATTCTCCAGCCGCTCGTCGAAAATTCCATTACGTCCGGACGCAAGCAGGAGGAATATGCCATCCATATTCGGATCGGCGCCGAGATCAGGGACGATACCCTCCATTTGATCGTATCCGACTCCGGAGCGGGAATTGAGCCCGGAAGACTCGAGGAGTTGAACAGGCAATTGGAGAAGGGGGAGGCCCCTCTTTCGACCGGCGGGGGAAGCGGAATCGGCCTGAACAATGTCAACAAGCGGATCCATCTGTATTTCGGACCGGGCTACGGAGTCAGGTTCCATCCGCGATCGAGCGGGGCAGAGGTCGTTGTGACCTTGCCTATCCAACATAACTAA
- a CDS encoding response regulator, with product MYKVMIVEDEMLVRIGLKNSVEWSKFDLEVAADFPDGQAAWDYYEREKPDVVITDICMPKMDGMELIANIRKNDKDTRVVVLSCLEEFELVRKAMTLGVSNYILKLTMTEQEIEQVLGTVREELDGRMPQKGEAVLPAPNLDLMKEKMFKDFMFYHIFSPEEFGRFAAQFNLRLTASRLVVCVMEVDRYARLKDRFRDEYGHLVKMTLLNMLGEIMATHKRGEAFQIDDRRYALVLHFGDIVSEQSIVQEVGKILTHIQDMIRLYFNGSVSFGISGIRSGFAALPKLYGEAQRALERKFIAGPGLYHQGEQPADPSSVLERLETIRAFIPVRTLLTANRQQEYDDFLDGLERELSGDRKSLEIMMFRFVQWISSNLYDNHHHEKMLLTSITENLEDCDTLPDMLDEVITYIGSLAEQIRNRLQMSGEITKAIQYIKQHYTENISLQTVADHVGLSFSYLSSLFRKELQISFIDYLNRYRIERAKELLTEGRHKPSDVAVMVGFSPEYTYFSKVFKKITGLNPNEYRRQMLPPAVRKS from the coding sequence ATGTACAAGGTAATGATCGTAGAGGATGAAATGCTGGTTCGGATCGGACTGAAAAATTCGGTGGAATGGAGTAAATTCGACCTGGAGGTTGCCGCCGATTTTCCGGACGGCCAGGCCGCGTGGGACTATTACGAACGAGAAAAACCCGATGTGGTCATTACCGACATCTGCATGCCCAAAATGGACGGGATGGAGCTGATCGCCAATATCCGGAAGAATGATAAAGACACCCGGGTAGTCGTGCTGTCATGCTTGGAGGAGTTCGAGCTGGTGCGCAAGGCGATGACTCTCGGGGTATCCAATTACATCTTGAAGCTGACCATGACCGAGCAGGAGATCGAGCAAGTTCTTGGAACCGTGCGCGAGGAGCTGGACGGCCGGATGCCGCAAAAGGGAGAGGCTGTTCTGCCCGCTCCGAACCTGGATTTGATGAAGGAGAAGATGTTTAAAGATTTTATGTTTTACCATATCTTCAGCCCGGAGGAATTCGGCCGGTTTGCCGCTCAATTCAACCTGAGGCTGACGGCGTCCCGGCTCGTCGTGTGCGTGATGGAAGTTGACCGGTACGCCCGGCTGAAGGATCGGTTCCGGGATGAGTACGGGCATCTCGTCAAGATGACGCTTTTGAACATGCTTGGCGAAATAATGGCGACGCACAAGCGGGGAGAAGCATTCCAGATCGACGACCGGCGTTATGCCCTCGTACTCCATTTCGGCGATATCGTCTCCGAGCAAAGCATCGTCCAGGAAGTAGGCAAAATCCTTACCCATATCCAGGATATGATCCGTCTTTATTTTAACGGCTCGGTATCGTTTGGCATCAGTGGCATCCGCAGCGGCTTTGCCGCTCTTCCCAAGCTGTACGGAGAGGCGCAGCGCGCATTGGAGCGCAAATTCATCGCCGGTCCTGGTCTGTATCATCAAGGTGAGCAGCCGGCTGATCCGTCATCCGTGCTCGAACGGCTGGAGACGATCCGTGCATTCATCCCGGTCAGGACCCTGCTAACAGCCAACCGGCAGCAGGAGTATGACGATTTTCTGGACGGTCTCGAACGCGAGCTGTCCGGTGATCGCAAATCGCTTGAGATCATGATGTTTCGATTCGTTCAATGGATCAGCTCGAATCTTTATGACAATCATCACCACGAAAAAATGCTGCTGACCAGCATCACCGAAAATCTGGAGGATTGCGATACGCTGCCCGATATGCTGGATGAGGTGATAACCTACATCGGAAGCCTTGCCGAGCAAATTCGTAACCGCTTACAGATGAGCGGTGAAATTACGAAAGCGATCCAGTATATCAAGCAGCATTATACCGAGAACATCAGTCTGCAGACGGTTGCCGATCACGTCGGCCTAAGCTTCAGCTATTTAAGCAGCCTGTTCAGGAAGGAGCTGCAGATTTCATTCATCGACTACCTGAACCGATACCGGATCGAGCGGGCCAAGGAGCTGCTTACGGAGGGCAGGCACAAGCCGTCCGACGTTGCCGTCATGGTCGGTTTCTCGCCGGAATACACCTACTTCAGCAAGGTGTTTAAAAAAATCACCGGGCTTAATCCGAATGAATACCGGAGGCAAATGCTGCCACCGGCCGTGAGGAAATCATGA
- a CDS encoding glycoside hydrolase family 140 protein has protein sequence MKDTADVPLRYSRNASGASETAKRLCLEQAVHNMAPGRLNLPLLRVAENRRFLEDENGKPFFWLGDTAWELFHRLDAPAAEHYLKTRAAQGFTVIQAVLLAELEGITTGNAYGRLPLHRNAEGEWDPGMPDLECPYSYWEHVDRLIDMAADNGLYLALLPTWGDKFNQLWGKGPEIFTPANAFGYGNWLGARYRDKSNIVWILGGDRPLHTRNHFEIVGRMAEGLKAGGAPQLMSFHPKGAESSSHHLHHEGWLDFNMIQSGHGEREIRNYERVRHDYELSPPKPTLDAEPCYEDIPIGFQEANGYFDEADVRRAAYYAMLSGAFGHTYGHHSVWPMCEGHYASTDFNEAGVFFIMSWREALERPGAGQMQHLRGLLEPYLGPDFRPEPRIIAHNREGSNYMAAARTCDTAFIYCPNGLYVDVALGYIDGTEVAAAWFSPRDGNTLPAGRYPNSGTRRFIAPTSGRGNDWVLIMEGV, from the coding sequence ATGAAAGATACGGCGGATGTCCCGTTAAGGTATAGCCGCAATGCATCGGGAGCCTCCGAAACCGCAAAAAGGCTGTGCTTGGAGCAGGCAGTACATAACATGGCACCGGGACGTCTTAACCTGCCGTTATTGCGAGTGGCGGAAAATCGCCGATTCCTGGAGGATGAGAACGGCAAACCTTTCTTCTGGCTGGGCGATACCGCCTGGGAGCTGTTTCACAGGCTCGATGCGCCGGCGGCGGAGCATTATCTGAAGACGCGTGCCGCCCAGGGGTTTACGGTCATCCAAGCTGTGCTGCTTGCCGAGCTCGAGGGCATTACAACCGGAAATGCCTATGGGCGGCTGCCGCTGCACAGAAATGCGGAAGGGGAATGGGATCCTGGGATGCCCGATCTGGAATGCCCCTATTCCTACTGGGAACATGTAGACCGATTGATCGATATGGCCGCGGATAACGGACTTTACTTGGCGCTTCTTCCTACTTGGGGTGATAAGTTTAACCAGTTATGGGGAAAAGGGCCGGAAATTTTTACGCCTGCGAACGCGTTTGGTTACGGGAACTGGCTGGGAGCCCGGTATCGCGACAAATCGAACATCGTATGGATCCTTGGAGGCGACCGTCCCCTTCATACGAGGAACCACTTCGAGATTGTCGGCCGCATGGCCGAAGGCTTGAAAGCAGGCGGTGCTCCCCAGCTCATGTCCTTTCATCCCAAAGGGGCGGAATCCTCATCCCATCATCTGCATCATGAAGGCTGGCTTGATTTCAATATGATCCAGTCGGGTCACGGCGAGAGGGAGATTCGGAATTACGAGCGCGTGCGGCACGACTATGAGCTCTCTCCTCCCAAACCGACCCTGGACGCGGAGCCCTGTTATGAAGATATCCCGATCGGATTTCAGGAGGCAAACGGCTATTTTGATGAAGCCGACGTCAGAAGGGCAGCTTATTACGCCATGCTGTCGGGCGCATTCGGCCATACGTACGGACACCATTCCGTGTGGCCGATGTGCGAAGGGCATTATGCTTCCACCGATTTCAACGAGGCCGGCGTGTTTTTCATCATGTCCTGGCGGGAGGCGCTTGAAAGACCCGGCGCCGGGCAAATGCAGCATCTGCGTGGATTGCTCGAGCCTTATCTCGGCCCCGACTTCAGGCCAGAGCCCCGAATAATTGCCCATAACCGGGAAGGCTCCAATTACATGGCGGCCGCCAGAACGTGCGATACCGCTTTCATTTATTGCCCGAACGGGTTGTACGTGGATGTAGCTTTAGGTTATATTGATGGCACGGAAGTCGCGGCCGCCTGGTTTTCCCCGAGAGACGGAAACACCTTGCCGGCCGGACGCTATCCAAACTCCGGCACAAGACGCTTTATCGCCCCGACAAGCGGGCGCGGAAACGACTGGGTATTGATTATGGAGGGGGTTTAG
- a CDS encoding phosphotriesterase family protein, with the protein MIQTVLGHVNPHDLGICHSHEHLFLAKGHPHKVHPDLWMDDYARTVQELTEFRNAGGMAVVDAQPLGCGRMERELVNASLDTGVHVIASTGFHKLAFYPDDHWIRSLNEERLAELFADELIHGMRAGTDRDHPFGEQVQQLDARAGLIKTAVDAERMADSDKRWFLAAAAAAVETGASLMCHTEGPEQALWLSDLYEKAGVPPQKLIMCHLDRVLTKPEVSRELARRGIYLEYDTIGRFKYHDDESEARWIVSMLEHGLEDRLLLGLDTTRTRMKAYGGEIGLTYLHDQFLPLLLAMGAGKENIRKMMVDNPAQAFAVGLQGRRGLA; encoded by the coding sequence TTGATTCAAACCGTGCTCGGACACGTAAATCCTCACGATCTCGGCATATGCCACAGCCATGAGCACTTATTTCTCGCTAAGGGTCACCCGCATAAGGTTCATCCCGATTTGTGGATGGACGATTATGCGCGGACCGTGCAGGAGTTGACCGAGTTCCGGAATGCGGGCGGCATGGCCGTGGTGGATGCGCAGCCGCTTGGCTGCGGTCGCATGGAAAGGGAGCTGGTCAACGCCTCATTGGATACCGGGGTACATGTGATTGCTTCGACGGGGTTTCATAAACTGGCGTTCTACCCGGATGATCATTGGATACGCAGCCTTAACGAGGAACGCTTGGCCGAGCTGTTTGCGGATGAGCTCATCCACGGCATGCGAGCGGGAACGGACCGCGATCATCCGTTTGGGGAACAGGTGCAGCAGCTTGACGCAAGGGCGGGGCTCATCAAGACGGCGGTTGACGCAGAACGTATGGCTGATTCGGATAAGCGATGGTTTCTAGCCGCGGCTGCAGCGGCCGTCGAGACCGGCGCCTCGTTGATGTGCCATACCGAAGGACCGGAGCAGGCCTTGTGGCTGAGCGATTTGTATGAGAAAGCCGGCGTTCCCCCGCAGAAGCTGATCATGTGCCATCTGGACCGCGTACTTACGAAACCGGAGGTTTCCAGGGAGCTTGCCCGGCGGGGAATCTATTTGGAATATGACACGATCGGACGTTTCAAATACCATGACGACGAGTCGGAAGCCCGCTGGATCGTCAGCATGCTGGAACACGGCCTTGAGGATCGGCTGCTGTTGGGACTTGATACGACGAGGACGAGAATGAAGGCTTACGGAGGAGAGATTGGCCTGACTTACCTGCATGATCAGTTTCTTCCGCTGCTGCTTGCTATGGGTGCCGGTAAGGAGAATATTCGCAAAATGATGGTCGATAATCCGGCACAAGCATTTGCCGTCGGGTTGCAGGGAAGGAGGGGGCTAGCATGA